One segment of Clavelina lepadiformis chromosome 2, kaClaLepa1.1, whole genome shotgun sequence DNA contains the following:
- the LOC143445001 gene encoding uncharacterized protein LOC143445001 produces MCYGAECWAMKKVDIRRMQTTEMRMIRTMCGKTLRDGIANDVLRRWTGVEDIEKHLRGHRLRWLEHIERMNEESLTRIVQHKMIEGKVKRGIPKKTREETVKDDMRRRGLKIEDAIDRGKWRRRCRQLVDPEFISG; encoded by the coding sequence ATGTGTTATGGAGCTGAATGCTGGGCGATGAAGAAGGTTGATATCAGGCGAATGCAGACGACAGAAATGAGGATGATTCGAACGATGTGTGGTAAGACACTAAGAGATGGCATTGCCAATGATGTGCTAAGAAGATGGACAGGTGTTGAAGATATTGAAAAACATCTGAGAGGACATCGTCTGAGATGGTTGGAGCACATTGAGCGAATGAATGAGGAGAGCTTGACGAGAATAGTACAGCATAAGATGATTGAAGGAAAGGTGAAAAGGGGAATACCAAAGAAAACACGGGAAGAGACGGTGAAGGATGATATGAGAAGGAGAGGTTTGAAGATCGAGGATGCCATTGACAGGGGAAAGTGGAGGCGTCGCTGCAGACAACTGGTCGACCCTGAATTTATTTCGGGATGA